The Panthera tigris isolate Pti1 chromosome A1, P.tigris_Pti1_mat1.1, whole genome shotgun sequence region GGTGGTGACACCTGGCAGCGGGCCTGGCACCGGCCGCCTCTTCCCCTGCAACCGTAACGTGCTGGCTGCCGCGTGTCCCTACTTCAAGAGCATGTTCACAGGTGGCATGTACGAGAGCCACCAGGCGAATGTGACCATGCATGATGTGGATGCCGAGTCCTTCGAGGTGCTGGTCGACTACTGCTACACAGGTCGTGTATCCTTGAGTGAAGCCAACGTGGAACGCCTTTACGCGGCCTCTGACATGTTGCAGCTCGAGTACGTGCGGGAAGCTTGTGCCTCCTTCCTAGCCCGCCGCCTTGACCTGGCCAATTGCACCGCCATCTTTAAGTTTGCCGACGCCTTCGGCCATCGCAAACTGCGATCACAGGCCCAGTCCTTCATCGCCCACAACTTCAAGCAGCTCAGCCAGATGGGTTCGATTCGGGAAGAGACTCTGGCAGACCTGACCCTCGCCCAGTTGCTGTCTATCCTGCGCCTTGATAGTCTAAACATAGAGCTTGAGCAGACCGTGTGTCATGTGGCAGTGCAGTGGTTGGAAGCGTCTCCCAAGGAGCGCGGTCCCAACGCTGCGGAAGTCTTCAAGTGTGTCCGCTGgacccacttcacagatgaaaaTAAGGACTACCTGGAAGGGCTGCTGACCAACACCATTGTGAAGAAGTACTGTCTGGACCTTATCGAAGGGGCCCTGCAGATGCGATACGGTGACAAGTTGTGCAAGTCTCTGGTGCCGAAGCCAGAGAGCAGTGGCggcagcagcggcagcggcactagcggcggcggcggcggcggcggcagcggcggcagcggcagcggcaacagcagtggcggcggcggcggcggcagcggctgcggcagtagcagcagcagctcTATGGTACCTACATCAGAAAATCCGCCCCAGAGGCTGGGTGTGTGCGCTAAGAAGATGGTGATCTTCTTTGGACATCCTAGGGATCCCTTTCTGTGCTGTGACCCGTACACCGGAGATATTTACAAAGTGCCGTCACCTCTGACCTGCCTTGCTCACACCAGGACTGTAACCACCTtagctgtctgtgtctctccagaCCATGACATCTACCTGGCTGCCCAGCCCCGGAAAGACCTGTGGGTGTATAAGCCAGCCCAGAATAGTTGGCAGCAGCTTGCCGACCGCCTGCTGTGTCGCGAGGGCATGGATGTGGCCTACCTCAATGGCTACATCTACATCTTGGGTGGGCGAGACCCGATTACCGGCGTTAAATTGAAGGAAGTGGAATGCTACAGTGTTCAGAGAAACCAGTGGGCACTGGTGGCTCCGCTACCCCATTCTTTTATATCCTTCGATCTAATGGTAATTCAGAACTATCTTTATGCTCTCAACAGCAAGCGCATGTTCTGCTACGATCCTAGCCACAATATGTGGCTGAAGTGTGTTTCTCTGAAGCGCAATGACTTTCAGGAAGCCTGTGTCTTCAACGACGAGATCTACTGTATCTGTGACATCCCAGTCATGAAGGTCTACAATCCAGTCAGAGGAGAGTGGAGGCAGATCAATAATATTCCCTTGGTGTCGGAGACCAACAACTACCGGATAATCAATCACGGCCAAAAACTGTTGCTGATCACGTCGCGCACCCCACAGTGGAAGAAGAACCGGGTGACCGTGTATGAATATGACACTAGGGGAGACCAGTGGATTAACATAGGTACCACGTTAGGCCTCTTCCAGTTTGATTCCAACTTCTTCTGCCTGTCAGCTCGTGTTTATCCTTCCTGCCTCGAGCCTGGTCACAGTTTCCTCACGGAGGAAGAAGATGTGCCGAGTGAATCCAGTACTGAATGGGATTTAGGTGGATTCAGTGAGCTGGACTCTGAGTCAGGAAGTTCAAGTTCTCTATCTGATGatgatttgtgggttcaggtAGCTCCTCAGTGAAATGCACAGGATCAGAATTTGTTGTAGACAGGTTGAAACACTACGGTGTTTTTACTGCTTTGGAAAGTGTCTTAAAGAGATACCCTTTCTCTTTGCtgggaaaacaacaaaacaaaacaggttgaTTAATTTCAGGTTTGGTTTAGAAAGGGTATTGTTTGAAATACTAACATATTTAATGTTAGGGAGTTTATACACTCAAAGAAATCAACCTATTTAATAATTTACTGTTCTAGAAGTCCTATATTGATTTGATTGTTTGGTATGTTTATGTTTGATTATACTAATTTAGTCTTCTGTTCTTAAATCTTATATTCTGTTTCGTGCCACAAGTACTGTGActtgaattttgatttttaaaatagaaaacttactGGCTAGGAATTACCAGGTGGGGTTTTGAAAGTATATATTTTCCTTCAGAACAGGGTAGTAGGTTTCCACAACTTTAAATTAGTGGGTTATTACAAAATGTGTTCTAATTTAAATATAGTTTGCCAGGTTTTAGCTTAGTTACCTCCCCTGtgtgaagaagagaaacaaagaaagcttaTATGTTTAATGTGACTGGTGATTTCATTTGTAATGATGTGCAGAATGGCAGTAAGCTCACTAAAAGTAAAAACGAAGCAAACACAAACAGGATTCTACTGTTtggaaagaaatttgttttaaatttgtaatataaaatgtgtatttgcaAACAGTGACCAGTTTTCCATCTGTTCTAGTAGTGTCACCAGTCATtgagaaaccttaaaaaaaacaaaaacaaaactaacttgCTTTGTCGCTTCACATTTTTGACCTATACTTGATACATGCTTCACAGAATCAGAGGAATAATCCTCTTTTTCACTGGAGACGATTGTGTAAATTTGTATCCATTGTCTTAAAAAGTTTATGTGATTCTTAAAATACTTGGGCTGTACAATTTTAGTGTTCATCTGAGATTTGTCAGCAAAATGTGATTATTCTTTGCTGTTTAATGAGATAATATTCGTTTTGAAAATATGTGTAAGCTAAGAACAGTATTTTATTGAGATCAGTAGATATTGTGTCTATCAACTATAAAATCAAGTGCCAGCAAAGGACTTTAAAACTTTAAGTTGTGTATAGAACTGTTTTGTGTAGCATTGAAATATTGTCAGTTTTTGTAAGTCACTAAATGTTATTATCAGCTTAAaggtatttttgtattaaaagttTACAGTTAAATAACATAAGTGAATGATGGCATTTGGGGCCAGTAGTGAAAGTATATTTCGTCTAAAATATTTCCCTAAGCAGTGGTATACATGGTTATTTTATTAGGATATTTGTATttgttctgtgtttctctgtgaaCCACGCTCCAGTCTTTGTTTCTGTCACACTACGTAAGGGAATGTTCAGAAACAGAGACTAAATCATACAAAACTGACATTGCTAAATACAAGTGCTTACCTCTTGAGGGTTTACTAGATATGGTTGTCACGCTACATACACGTGATAATGACCGGTTGCTTATGGTGTATATGTTTTTTCTATACCCAGTTAGAATTTTCTTCTTGAATCTTCATTTAGTAACATGCTAATTCCTCTTCGATGTTTATGCTCTAGTGACAGAATGCTAACATTTCTTACACCCTGGCTGAGTACAGAGGATTGTGCTCTCAGGTGGGGACctgaattttttaatgaaataccataggatgaaaatggagaaagggagacacaaaaggttgaaaaaaagaaaaaaaggttgtcAGCCATTTTGATTGGCCATTTGAAGATACTACAAAACATTCCTGTTTAACATTTTTAGTGAAATAAGATGCTTGTCCTAACAGTATGTGTTCCTTCAAAAGGGCAAACATGCTTTTAGTTGTGTAAGACTACGTTTTGTTCTATTTAACAGCAGGGTTGTTACGAGCACTGTACTTAACACAAAGCTGTGTCTCAGTAGTGTATTTGGCCAATTTTTTCTTCACCAGTAACTTCTTGTGggtagctttttgttttgtaaggTTGAAATAGGACAGTGCTGATCTTAACCAGATTGTCCATCTGCAGAATTAAGGTATGCAAACGATTGAGGAGTGACAAATTCTCTGATTTGTCATTCTCAACCTTTGAGTTAGGTAAAAGCTAAGTAGCAGTGATATCTTGGTTTACAAAGAAGTTTTCTTGGGAAGAATTTTGGTTTCGTGATATATTTGTGAATTAGAGAATCGGTgttaatcattattttataggTAAGTGATTTGTATGTGATTAGTTGCAAATAAAACTGGTATTAGAACCTAAACTTCCTGACtttttaattcagtgtttgtGCTAAATGTGTAATGCTCTTGCCTGTGCATTGAATGATGCAACCAGCAGTGTTGAAATCCCTTCTTGACGGGAAGCACCTTTGTCTCAGTTTTCCAATTAATCGGCACATCTTTTAGCAGATGTTCGATAGAACATTGCAAGACTACTCTTCTTAAGATTTAGAATGACCTTAATTACCTTTGTGTCTGTTCCTGTAGTCTGAAAAGTGTAACCCAAATTTTTATAACTTCTAAGTTTGAATGATAAGTGTCGTTAGGGTTTCCAAAAGGATAAACTAGAAGCTAATTTAGCAATTGGCTTGTTTATATAtggattaaagaaagaaattaaattataatagctcttttcattgattttagttAAGCAGAGATTTTTAAGGTTTCTGTACCTGACGTTTTTGAGAATCTGGGGAAAGCTTttgatctatttcttttttaaattaaaaaaaaattttttttttttttttaattttagagaaagcgtgagcagggagagaaagagagggagaatcttaagcagcttccatgcccagtgaggagcccaatgtggggcgtgATACTAcgaccttggggtcatgacctgagccaaaatcaagagtcagatgttccaccaactgcgccacccaggcacctcttgatttattcttaagaaaaaggcaaatttgttataattttataatgtcaAAGATGACAGGACACTTCTCATCTTAACTGAGGTAAGAATACATGTGACAGTCTCCTTCCCTTATCTGTTTAAAAAGGTCAAGGCCCTTTTCatctaattttaaagaaacattcatTATAGCAAATATGATAAAGCAGGGAAGGTTAGGAAGCAAAATTATTTACAGAAAATGTGACTCACAGTAGAAATGTAAgagttaatgtttcttttaaaaccaaCAAGAGTATAGAATATATACAAACCAATTGAttttttacataataataaaCGAGATAATGTTCACCGGAGCTGCCATGGAGGCAATAGGTTTTGTGTAGAACAGGAAAAAGGATCCCCTTCTTGACTGAGCCATTTGTCACCTGGATCTATTTCATCAAACTGCCGTTCCTTACATATATAACCTTGAGGACTCCACGTGgtccaaggcacagagagagtaGGGAACATATTGTTATATAACATCCCATCTGTATGTGAGACCCATTTTCTCTTAAAACAACCTAGTCTGTTGTCACCTAATGGACTCAACCTTTTACACTCTCACCTCCAAAGTTAAAATTGCTTAGAAACACCATATCTTAATCAAATACTGTTTTGGGGCAAACTATTTGTTAATTCTGGGGAAACTAGCAAAAAGGGACTTTATGTGTCGggcaaaataatttctttcaaacAAATGTTTGTGCCTTAGAGGAAGAGAAGAGCCAGAACTCAATTGTAAGCAACATTACCTTAACATAGATCATCTTAAGAAAATTcagtgttttggtttgtttttttttttttttttgcctattttaacagaaaaatccaGCAAGGGAACTTACTTCAGGCACAGCCTGATCTAGATAGAGTCTCAGTGTCTTCAGGGCTTTCTCTGTTTAGAGAAGACCTAATGTTTTCTCTCACTTTGTATATTGGCTGGAATATAGGTCTGGTTGTTTGTAATAGAGACCCAATAGTTATTTAAATAAGTTTCTCCTATAAAAGTCCAATCTGTTATGTTTTTGCCCCTCTTCTAGAAAATCCCCTGAGACGCAGGCTTTTCTGTTTCCCCATTCTGCCATCCTTGGGGTTATGTCCTGGTCCACACGGTTTAAACTGGTTTATACTTGTGTCCATATTCCAGCCatcaagaaaagaggaaggggaagggaaaggcatgAGCCTTCCTTATAAAGGAAGTTGTACACATCACTTCCAGTCACATGACCTACACCAGATCTTAACCACGTAGGCATACCTAACTTGAAGACTGCCTAGAAGAGGTAGTCTTTATTCTAGAACAATGTGTATTGAGTTAAAATTCAGGGGTTCCTTCTTATAGAATGGAGGAGAAAGGCTATTAGGTTAAATAGCAATCTCTACCACACCATCTGTCAGGCCAGATGTTATCACATGGCAGCCAAAAGGATAACACCATCCCCAGGGGTGATTGCAATCCGCGTAACATGGGCTGGGCCTTCCACTCCAGAAAGCCTTGGGGAGCTCCCTGGGCTCTTGCTGCTGCCCTGaacagaaaaggcaaggaaagccACTTCATCTTGTTTTGACTAAATACAGCTTCGTAGACTATGTGTATACTGAAACCCTAGATCATTAGCCAAAGTCTAGTGTTGGCATTATATCATGGAATGTTTCCACTTCCTGAGAGGAAAGAATAGAGTACTGACAAATGGCTCTGTATAATCAATGGTAGTATTAATTATCTTAAATAGCAAATGTTgcttctgttaaaaagaaaagaaaagatatcaGAATCACAGAGTAATGATGAAAACT contains the following coding sequences:
- the LOC102951676 gene encoding kelch repeat and BTB domain-containing protein 6 isoform X2, translating into MQSREEAPRSRRLASPRGGKRPKRVHKPTVSAFFTGPEELKDTAHSAALLAQLKSFYDARLLCDVTIEVVTPGSGPGTGRLFPCNRNVLAAACPYFKSMFTGGMYESHQANVTMHDVDAESFEVLVDYCYTGRVSLSEANVERLYAASDMLQLEYVREACASFLARRLDLANCTAIFKFADAFGHRKLRSQAQSFIAHNFKQLSQMGSIREETLADLTLAQLLSILRLDSLNIELEQTVCHVAVQWLEASPKERGPNAAEVFKCVRWTHFTDENKDYLEGLLTNTIVKKYCLDLIEGALQMRYGDKLCKSLVPKPESSGGSSGSGTSGGGGGGGSGGSGSGNSSGGGGGGSGCGSSSSSSMVPTSENPPQRLGVCAKKMVIFFGHPRDPFLCCDPYTGDIYKVPSPLTCLAHTRTVTTLAVCVSPDHDIYLAAQPRKDLWVYKPAQNSWQQLADRLLCREGMDVAYLNGYIYILGGRDPITGVKLKEVECYSVQRNQWALVAPLPHSFISFDLMVIQNYLYALNSKRMFCYDPSHNMWLKCVSLKRNDFQEACVFNDEIYCICDIPVMKVYNPVRGEWRQINNIPLVSETNNYRIINHGQKLLLITSRTPQWKKNRVTVYEYDTRGDQWINIEKA
- the LOC102951676 gene encoding kelch repeat and BTB domain-containing protein 6 isoform X1 yields the protein MQSREEAPRSRRLASPRGGKRPKRVHKPTVSAFFTGPEELKDTAHSAALLAQLKSFYDARLLCDVTIEVVTPGSGPGTGRLFPCNRNVLAAACPYFKSMFTGGMYESHQANVTMHDVDAESFEVLVDYCYTGRVSLSEANVERLYAASDMLQLEYVREACASFLARRLDLANCTAIFKFADAFGHRKLRSQAQSFIAHNFKQLSQMGSIREETLADLTLAQLLSILRLDSLNIELEQTVCHVAVQWLEASPKERGPNAAEVFKCVRWTHFTDENKDYLEGLLTNTIVKKYCLDLIEGALQMRYGDKLCKSLVPKPESSGGSSGSGTSGGGGGGGSGGSGSGNSSGGGGGGSGCGSSSSSSMVPTSENPPQRLGVCAKKMVIFFGHPRDPFLCCDPYTGDIYKVPSPLTCLAHTRTVTTLAVCVSPDHDIYLAAQPRKDLWVYKPAQNSWQQLADRLLCREGMDVAYLNGYIYILGGRDPITGVKLKEVECYSVQRNQWALVAPLPHSFISFDLMVIQNYLYALNSKRMFCYDPSHNMWLKCVSLKRNDFQEACVFNDEIYCICDIPVMKVYNPVRGEWRQINNIPLVSETNNYRIINHGQKLLLITSRTPQWKKNRVTVYEYDTRGDQWINIGTTLGLFQFDSNFFCLSARVYPSCLEPGHSFLTEEEDVPSESSTEWDLGGFSELDSESGSSSSLSDDDLWVQVAPQ